The genomic window GCGGCTGAAGGACGAGATCAGCCGGCACACCGCCAGCTCGACGTACTTCGCGCGCATGCAGTTGGGGCGCTTGATCGAGGGTGCGCTCGAGGAGATGAGCGCGCGTTATGTCGCCGACATTCACGACGCGTTGAAGCCGGTCGCCGTGGCGAGCCGCTCGAACAAGCCCATCGGCGACCGCATGATTCTCAACGCGGCGTTCCTGGTGAATCGCGCCCAGGAAGCCGCCTTCGACGAGCGCGTGAAAGAAACCAGCCGCAAGTATGAAGACGTGCTGTCGTTCAAGTACTCCGGCCCCTGGCCGCCGTACAACTTCGTGAACATCAAATTGAAATTGGAGAAAGCCGACTAGGGCGATGGGTCTCCTCAGCAAAGTTCTCTTCTTCCCGGTGACTGGTCCGGTGGCCGGCATACGCTGGTCGCTGAACAAGGTCGTGCAAGTCGCGGAAGAAGAGCTCACCGACGACGCGCCGGTGAAGCAGGAGCTCATGGAGCTGCAGATGCAACTCGAGCTCGGCGACATCACCGACGATGAATACGTCGAGCGGGAAGCCGCACTCATGGCCCGCCTGCGCGAGGTGCGCGCGTGGCGCGAACGATTCGGCAAAGCGACGAGCGGCGGCCCGGTACGCGTCGCGAGAGACGACGACGAGCCATCGTAGAACGGTCTCTTGGTGAGCCGCCTTTCGGGCCTGCTCGATCGTCTCCCCCGCACAACTTTGCTCGTCGGAAAGGGCGGCGTCGGTAAGACGACGTGCGCCACACGTGTCGCGACCGACTTCGCGGCGCGCGGAGAGACAACGCTCTTGCTCTCCACCGACCCCGCCGCCGCACTCGCCGATGCGCTCGGCGCACCGGTTGGCAGCGAGATCTCACACGTGCGAAGCCATCTCGATGCGTGGCAACTCCACGCCGCGGTGTTGCGTCGTGATTTCCTTGGACAATGGCGCGACGTGATCGCGGAGATCGTCGATCGAGGCACGTATCTCGATCGCGCGGACGTCGATGGTTTGGTTGACGCGGCGCTGCCCGGCGCCGACGAGATTTTCGCGCTGCTCGCACTCGCCGACGTGCTCGCCGACCCGGCGACACCCTACGCGCGCATCGTCGTCGACACCGCGCCCACCGGCCATACGCTGCGGCTGCTCGCGCTGCCGGACACCTTTGGCGCGCTGCTGTCGATGCTCGACCTCATGCAGGGTAAGCATCGGTTCATGGTGCGTGCGCTCACGCATCGCTACCGCCGGGATCGCGCCGATGCGTTTCTCGACGACATGCGCGAGCGCATCGATCGCCTTCGCGCAACGCTCGCCGACGCGTCATCGCTCGCGGCGGTACTCGTCACGCGGCTCGAGCCGATGGTCCAAGCCGAATCGGGGCGCTATCTCGAGAGTTTGCGCGCGCTGGGCGTTCGCGTAGCCGCCATCGTCGTAAACGCGGTGCCTCCCGGCGCGGACGGCGATGTGCTCGATGCATCGGTGCCGCACGTCGAGATACCGCGGTGGCAACTACCGATGGTCGAGGCGCCCGACGCACATGATACGGTCACGGCAATGCCAGCCGCACGCACGCTGACCATCGTCGGCGGCAAAGGCGGTGTCGGCAAGAGCACCGTATCGTGCGCGATCGCGATCGCGGCGGCCGAGAAAGGAATCGGCGACGTGCTGCTCGTCTCCACCGATCCTGCG from Gemmatimonadaceae bacterium includes these protein-coding regions:
- a CDS encoding ArsA family ATPase, which codes for MSRLSGLLDRLPRTTLLVGKGGVGKTTCATRVATDFAARGETTLLLSTDPAAALADALGAPVGSEISHVRSHLDAWQLHAAVLRRDFLGQWRDVIAEIVDRGTYLDRADVDGLVDAALPGADEIFALLALADVLADPATPYARIVVDTAPTGHTLRLLALPDTFGALLSMLDLMQGKHRFMVRALTHRYRRDRADAFLDDMRERIDRLRATLADASSLAAVLVTRLEPMVQAESGRYLESLRALGVRVAAIVVNAVPPGADGDVLDASVPHVEIPRWQLPMVEAPDAHDTVTAMPAARTLTIVGGKGGVGKSTVSCAIAIAAAEKGIGDVLLVSTDPAASLADALGESGTAWARSDVESRIADVPGLVVRQMDAGAAFARIRDEYRTRIDDLFAALVGRGVDVEHDRAILRDLLALAPPGIDELFALSLLGDALDEQRFACVVVDPAPTGHLLRLLDMPAIALDWTHRLMRLMLKYRDAMPLGDAAQDLLGFAKRTRALDALLHDRERCGVIVVALDEPIVRAETERLSRAIQSRGIDVAALVWNRVTNVPDPLPATVVAQQFFAEEIAPPPIGAAAIRAWSHSWRIFSTHTQS
- a CDS encoding gas vesicle protein GvpG translates to MGLLSKVLFFPVTGPVAGIRWSLNKVVQVAEEELTDDAPVKQELMELQMQLELGDITDDEYVEREAALMARLREVRAWRERFGKATSGGPVRVARDDDEPS